Proteins encoded in a region of the Leguminivora glycinivorella isolate SPB_JAAS2020 chromosome 23, LegGlyc_1.1, whole genome shotgun sequence genome:
- the LOC125238402 gene encoding uncharacterized protein LOC125238402, translating into MSGLARFLVSALLFLVSKVDGEAFSVRIATENHVNEVDSRFVSFTIDPKYLFGSSDDLSSKESTCMAASLAPAYLRIAGPSTSHITFNNKSMTIEHLDTYLPEPNKQKRHLIKKETEEDYDYEDSNEDILTKLRRSSEKLLKRHRRQLISGSQEGTLDEDEEKLKPKLKKSKIHALAKHKKISKDYDKERETADESHESLLTKLKSRRLSKLKSNKEESEERPKRLRRLSKDNLEVSHRQWKRFAKWAKDTGFSLVFAVNNGEKTENGMWDPNPALNMLTIADKDDMQEIYWQLGYECNNQTLEDYLNDLQTLRMMVDTFDARHWKVVGGDISACLEAGSKSDFKDYVTLSADSMDAVLLNGNSSSHELARMSEASRLSLLRVLSTSNALWLTERPQQHSEQARAADWLTSLGYSARNGFHVHFRELLENELFEPTLSFYMALLFKNLVGERVLELTMEPSDGQAALFAHCTSLRHKPVPGAVTLYGVNMDSEPARFSVKLAKREEEGDIMQFILGHDHSGNIVVNGRPMFYEGNIRPVVKRVRPFKTLLLNLPPKSFGFWVLANTKVNACFDDESKDETLVEAKPVKVKESKEIDVEENKSEVAKTRKEASEENKRKEAHEENETKEAHEENKTKEVHEENKTKEISEENQTKEASEEIKTKEVSEEYESKQEIELDETKKKIRMKRSINLSDFDLDIDINEFDDINNNEALRNRIDGINRGLRDVQGLIDLKDSLITNRVKRQISGEEFDSRRKQRKQSLRKGDRKFKHEHKLVGSGIFEKIMNNIQGKIPKLNLTKSIKGLKQRKLGKNNMSKHTKRNSRNYRNREDLSEADEEDSHSRKKRSLLVSNKNHGKDKTEKNEIDLDGEIHGKYGKILKKHKEMQNAIDNDDDKSSDYDHDNHKSHKDGGIEINTKITEDDAEIKISENTDHGLLETALENVLSLLDELNHNLSKVWSSLSFLD; encoded by the exons atgAGCGGCTTAGCGCGGTTTTTAGTTTCAGCTTTATTGTTTTTAGTTAGTAAAGTGGACGGAGAAGCGTTCAGTGTTAGAATAGCGACGGAGAATCATGTGAACGAGGTTGATAGTAGATTCGTTAGTTTTACGATAGATCCTAAGTATTTGTTTGGTAGCAGCGATGATTTGAGCAG CAAAGAATCAACTTGCATGGCCGCCTCACTAGCTCCAGCGTATCTCCGAATAGCCGGCCCCTCCACCTCTCACATAACCTTCAATAATAAAAGCATGACCATTGAACATCTAGATACATACCTTCCAGAACCTAATAAGCAAAAGAGACACCTAATCAAAAAAGAAACAGAAGAAGACTACGATTATGAAGATAGCAATGAAGATATTCTTACGAAACTGAGAAGATCAAGTGAAAAACTACTTAAAAGACATAGGAGGCAGTTAATCTCTGGCAGCCAAGAAGGAACATTAGATGAAGATGAAgaaaaattaaaaccgaaacTGAAGAAGTCAAAGATTCATGCCTTAGCTAAACATAAAAAGATTTCAAAAGACTATGACAAAGAAAGAGAAACTGCAGATGAAAGCCATGAAAGTTTATTAACGAAACTAAAATCTAGACGCTTATCAAAACTAAAGTCCAATAAAGAAGAGAGTGAAGAACGGCCTAAAAGATTAAGAAGGTTGTCCAAAGATAATTTAGAAGTGAGTCATAGACAATGGAAGAGGTTCGCCAAATGGGCTAAAGATACTGGTTTTAGTTTAGTGTTTGCTGTAAATAATGGTGAGAAGACTGAGAATGGTATGTGGGATCCTAATCCTGCGTTGAACATGCTGACTATTGCTGATAAGGACGATATGCAAGAGATCTATTGGCAATTGGGTTATg AATGCAACAACCAGACCCTCGAAGACTACCTCAACGACCTTCAAACCCTTCGCATGATGGTAGACACTTTTGACGCTCGACACTGGAAGGTTGTTGGTGGAGACATTTCGGCGTGTCTTGAAGCTGGTTCTAAAAGCGACTTTAAGGACTATGTGACGCTGTCTGCTGACAGTATGGATGCTGTACTACTGAATGG CAACTCATCCTCTCACGAGTTAGCACGTATGTCTGAAGCCTCTCGCCTATCTTTGCTACGAGTCCTCAGCACCAGTAACGCCCTCTGGCTTACGGAGCGACCTCAGCAGCATAGCGAACAG GCTCGTGCGGCAGATTGGCTGACCAGCCTCGGCTACTCTGCCAGGAACGGGTTCCATGTGCACTTCAGAGAACTGCTTGAGAACGAGCTGTTTGAGCCCACTTTG AGTTTCTACATGGCCCTACTCTTCAAAAACCTAGTCGGCGAGCGCGTTCTAGAACTCACCATGGAACCATCCGACGGGCAAGCGGCCCTCTTCGCACACTGTACATCGCTGCGTCACAAGCCCGTACCAGGCGCGGTCACCCTTTACGGAGTGAACATGGATAGCGAACCGGCGAGATTCTCGGTGAAACTGGCGAAGCGGGAGGAGGAGGGTGATATCATGCAGTTTATATTGGGGCATGATCATAGCGG CAACATCGTCGTAAACGGCCGCCCAATGTTCTACGAAGGCAACATCCGACCAGTTGTGAAGCGCGTCCGTCCCTTCAAGACCCTGCTCCTCAATCTACCACCCAAGTCTTTCGGCTTCTGGGTCCTGGCCAACACCAAGGTTAACGCTTGCTTTGATGACGAAAGTAAGGACGAGACTCTAGTTGAAGCTAAACCTGTCAAGGTTAAAGAAAGTAAGGAAATAGATGTAGAAGAAAATAAGAGTGAGGTAGCAAAAACAAGAAAAGAGGCCAGCGAggaaaacaaaagaaaagaGGCACATGAGGAAAACGAAACAAAAGAGGCACACgaggaaaacaaaacaaaagaggTACACgaggaaaacaaaacaaaagagatCAGCGAGGAAAACCAAACAAAGGAGGCCAGTGAGGAAATCAAAACAAAGGAGGTCAGTGAGGAATACGAATCAAAACAGGAAATAGAGCTTGATGAGACTAAAAAGAAGATTAGAATGAAAAGATCGATTAACTTAAGCGATTTTGATCTTGATATCGATATCAATGAATTTGACGATATCAATAATAATGAAGCTTTAAGAAACAGGATCGATGGCATAAACAGAGGGTTAAGAGATGTTCAAGGTTTGATTGACCTGAAAGATAGTCTGATAACGAACAGAGTCAAACGTCAAATTTCTGGAGAAGAATTCGATAGCCGAAGGAAGCAGAGAAAACAATCGTTAAGAAAAGGTGACAGGAAGTTCAAACATGAACATAAACTAGTTGGTTCTGGcatttttgagaaaattatGAACAACATCCAGGGTAAAATTCCGAAACTGAACTTAACCAAAAGCATTAAAGGACTGAAACAAAGAAAATTAGGTAAGAATAATATGAGTAAACATACTAAAAGAAATTCAAGGAATTACAGAAACAGAGAAGATCTCAGTGAAGCAGATGAAGAAGATTCTCACTCGAGAAAGAAAAGAAGTTTATTGGTTAGCAATAAAAATCATGGAAAAGACAAGACTGAGAAAAATGAAATAGATTTGGATGGAGAAATACATGGGAAATACGGCAAAATTTTGAAGAAGCATAAAGAAATGCAAAACGCTATCGATAATGATGACGATAAGTCTTCAGATTATGATCATGATAATCACAAGTCTCACAAAGATGGAGGGATAGaaataaatactaaaataacagaGGACGATGCAGAAATTAAAATAAGTGAGAATACTGACCATGGCTTGTTGGAAACTGCTCTTGAAAACGTTCTCTCGTTGTTAGATGAATTAAATCACAATTTGAGTAAAGTTTGGTCATCGCTATCATTTTTAGACTAA